A section of the Candidatus Marinimicrobia bacterium CG08_land_8_20_14_0_20_45_22 genome encodes:
- a CDS encoding 30S ribosomal protein S15 yields the protein MVLTKDIKQELVEKYGQDPKNTGSAESQIAILTQRIKELTEHFLNNPKDHASRRGLMKLVSRRKHLLSYLKKKNMDSYRTLIADLNIRK from the coding sequence ATGGTATTGACGAAAGATATCAAGCAAGAGTTAGTTGAGAAATACGGTCAGGATCCGAAGAATACGGGATCGGCTGAATCTCAGATCGCAATTTTGACGCAGAGAATTAAGGAACTAACCGAACATTTTTTAAACAACCCAAAAGATCACGCATCACGTCGCGGACTGATGAAACTCGTCAGCCGCCGGAAGCATCTGTTAAGTTATCTGAAAAAGAAAAACATGGATAGTTACCGGACGCTGATTGCAGATCTTAACATACGTAAGTAG
- the truB gene encoding tRNA pseudouridine(55) synthase TruB gives MTTVQQTDRILNVYKPAGISSYDVVRKVKRLSGIRKIGHGGTLDPFAEGVLLVLMGQATKRMIDLLRCPKTYECILKLGQSTKSGDPTTSVVNSSEVPILTPEILEKIRLSFLGEIDQTPPRFSAKKIDGQRAYKLARRDVEFTLKPKKIMIYDLKPEIVDASHIQIVVTCSSGTYIRKLGEDFALALGTVGHLIFLKRVQVGDYRSDDAISFDGLDSLFESAKQAVIA, from the coding sequence ATGACAACCGTCCAGCAGACAGACCGAATTTTGAATGTGTATAAACCGGCAGGGATTTCATCTTATGACGTTGTTCGGAAGGTTAAGCGTTTGTCGGGAATTCGGAAAATCGGGCATGGTGGCACGCTCGATCCGTTCGCCGAAGGAGTTCTGTTGGTACTTATGGGTCAAGCGACCAAACGAATGATCGATCTGCTTCGGTGTCCGAAAACGTACGAATGTATTTTGAAACTTGGGCAATCCACGAAAAGTGGCGATCCGACGACTTCGGTCGTTAATTCTTCCGAGGTTCCTATTTTAACACCCGAAATTCTCGAAAAGATACGCCTCTCTTTTCTGGGTGAGATCGATCAAACGCCGCCACGATTCTCGGCGAAAAAAATCGATGGACAGCGGGCTTACAAATTAGCGAGACGCGATGTCGAATTTACGCTGAAACCGAAAAAGATCATGATCTATGATCTGAAGCCGGAAATCGTCGATGCGTCGCATATTCAGATCGTCGTGACCTGTTCTAGCGGAACTTATATACGGAAACTCGGCGAAGATTTTGCTCTGGCGTTGGGAACGGTCGGACATCTGATTTTTTTAAAGAGAGTTCAGGTCGGCGATTATCGTTCGGACGATGCCATTTCATTCGACGGATTGGATAGTCTGTTTGAATCGGCGAAGCAGGCGGTCATCGCATGA
- the rbfA gene encoding ribosome-binding factor A → MTSSYRIQRVSDEIKRILAEAFIRDIPCDGYGLVTVTKVVCSPDLRSAKVYISILNHNADQRKAGMEKIRSRASFARGILGNHISLRRVPQLSFYEDDTEENAEKIEKLIQSLHQ, encoded by the coding sequence ATGACAAGCAGTTATCGGATTCAGCGTGTTTCTGACGAAATCAAGCGCATTCTTGCGGAGGCGTTTATTCGAGACATTCCGTGTGATGGATACGGACTTGTGACGGTGACAAAAGTCGTTTGCTCGCCCGATTTACGGTCGGCGAAAGTTTACATCAGTATTTTGAATCACAATGCAGACCAGCGGAAAGCGGGAATGGAAAAAATCCGATCGCGCGCTTCCTTTGCGCGAGGTATTCTCGGCAATCATATTTCGTTGAGACGCGTGCCGCAACTGTCTTTCTATGAAGACGACACAGAGGAAAATGCCGAGAAAATCGAAAAATTGATTCAATCACTTCACCAATAA
- a CDS encoding DUF503 domain-containing protein, with product MTTGLLQMDLLLPTTRSLKDKRSILSRLKNQVRSRFNVAISELRMGDEMSRSQIGIVTISNDPSVVHDILRKAEQFIENRFEVQVMGRRIEML from the coding sequence ATGACAACCGGTTTATTACAGATGGATTTGTTATTGCCTACGACACGCTCTTTAAAGGATAAACGCTCCATTTTGAGTCGCCTTAAAAATCAAGTTCGGAGCAGGTTCAATGTCGCAATTTCCGAACTTAGAATGGGCGATGAGATGAGCCGCAGTCAGATTGGAATTGTTACTATCAGCAACGACCCATCCGTCGTTCACGATATTTTACGAAAGGCGGAGCAATTCATCGAGAACCGCTTTGAAGTTCAGGTGATGGGTAGAAGGATTGAAATGTTATGA
- a CDS encoding translation initiation factor IF-2, producing the protein MDHEPKTRQKKIFEIAKELNISYIDIISFLAKEGSSSKSVNSPVDELTYIKILEQFAKEKTLVERALKERARKEAELKRKAQEDTQKAAELERRRMEEEVVKSAALLFQSAIACVIELCADIKPILIEQVREKIRKTDIIAEQSVEEAIGSEKTIGKPVTKSEIEVKGEKKKKDKEKRKLRRIAISDIESRLAQKFGKKKPETTDFSQKKGKHNKKGADIDEKKVDDSIRRTMAKIDGKVIHKKYKKGGSDKEEIEEITNRIRVSEFASVETLASLMDVSPADVIEKCIQMGMFVTINQRLDFTTITIIADEFGFRVEQVAMFGEELLKIDQTEEDLENSKFRAPVVAIMGHVDHGKTSLLDFIRRSNVVAGEFGGITQHIGAYQVILPNKKKITFLDTPGHEAFTAMRARGAQITDIVVLIVAADDGVMPRTIEAIHHAKAANVPIVVAINKIDKPEADAERVKRELADNDVLVETWGGKVQYAEISAKTGKGIDHLLDLILLESEMLDLKANYETSAQGTIVESKMDRRHGPTATILIQKGTLKIGDPFVCGAAFGKVRALFDERGQKLTHAEPSDPVVVIGFDILPGLADVFSVVQDEHLARKIAIERQKIQREQMNRQLKEWSLDTISAKIAEGKIKQLNVILKCDVDGSAEAINHALKDLGNTEVSVSVKHMAAGEISESDVLLAKASEAVIVAFNVSANPKVKEQAKKENIEIRYYSIIYELIDDIKAALEGMLSPDKIEEMLGEAEVREVFKIPKQGMIAGSYVVSGKVTRTARARLKRDAKVVHESFVESLKRFKDDAREVAEGFECGISIEGYDDYKIGDRIEFFEIKSVKRKLE; encoded by the coding sequence ATGGATCACGAACCGAAGACAAGACAAAAGAAAATTTTTGAGATAGCCAAGGAACTCAATATATCCTATATTGATATCATTTCGTTTCTTGCAAAAGAGGGCAGTTCTTCCAAAAGTGTGAATTCTCCGGTCGATGAACTGACTTATATCAAAATTCTGGAGCAATTCGCCAAGGAAAAGACTCTTGTCGAACGCGCGCTCAAGGAAAGAGCCAGAAAAGAGGCGGAACTGAAGCGGAAAGCTCAGGAAGATACTCAAAAAGCCGCCGAACTCGAGCGTCGGAGAATGGAAGAGGAAGTGGTGAAATCCGCGGCGCTTCTTTTCCAGAGTGCAATCGCATGCGTGATTGAACTTTGCGCCGATATCAAACCGATTTTGATCGAGCAGGTTCGTGAAAAAATTCGCAAGACGGACATCATTGCAGAACAATCAGTCGAAGAAGCCATTGGATCGGAAAAAACGATTGGAAAACCAGTCACTAAGAGTGAGATCGAGGTCAAAGGTGAAAAGAAAAAGAAAGATAAAGAAAAGCGCAAACTGAGAAGGATCGCCATTTCGGATATCGAATCTCGTCTCGCACAAAAATTTGGGAAGAAGAAACCGGAAACGACAGATTTTAGCCAAAAGAAAGGCAAGCACAATAAAAAAGGAGCCGATATTGACGAAAAGAAGGTTGATGATTCCATTCGTCGTACAATGGCTAAAATAGACGGGAAAGTCATTCATAAAAAATATAAAAAAGGCGGAAGCGATAAAGAAGAGATTGAAGAAATCACAAATAGAATTCGTGTCAGCGAATTTGCTTCCGTTGAAACGCTGGCTTCGCTGATGGATGTCAGCCCAGCCGATGTGATCGAAAAATGTATTCAAATGGGAATGTTCGTTACCATTAACCAGCGGTTGGATTTTACCACGATCACGATCATTGCCGATGAGTTTGGTTTCAGGGTCGAGCAGGTGGCAATGTTTGGTGAGGAACTTCTCAAGATTGATCAAACGGAAGAAGATTTGGAAAACTCCAAATTTCGTGCACCTGTCGTCGCTATTATGGGACATGTCGATCATGGAAAGACCTCTTTGCTGGATTTTATCCGAAGATCGAATGTCGTAGCCGGTGAATTCGGCGGCATTACACAGCACATTGGTGCCTATCAGGTTATCTTGCCGAATAAAAAGAAGATTACATTTTTGGATACGCCGGGACACGAAGCTTTTACAGCGATGCGAGCCCGCGGCGCTCAGATTACGGATATCGTCGTGTTGATCGTTGCCGCAGATGACGGTGTGATGCCTCGGACAATCGAGGCGATTCACCACGCGAAAGCCGCGAATGTTCCGATCGTTGTGGCAATTAACAAAATTGACAAGCCAGAAGCCGATGCGGAACGCGTCAAACGTGAACTAGCTGACAATGATGTGCTTGTCGAAACGTGGGGGGGGAAAGTTCAATACGCAGAAATATCAGCAAAGACCGGAAAAGGGATCGATCATCTCCTGGATTTAATTTTGCTCGAATCTGAGATGCTAGACCTGAAAGCGAATTATGAAACAAGCGCTCAGGGAACGATCGTTGAATCAAAAATGGACAGACGCCACGGCCCAACGGCAACGATATTGATCCAGAAAGGAACACTGAAAATCGGAGACCCATTCGTGTGCGGTGCGGCTTTTGGAAAGGTCAGAGCACTTTTTGACGAACGTGGTCAAAAACTAACCCATGCGGAACCTTCCGATCCAGTCGTGGTTATCGGCTTTGATATATTGCCGGGACTCGCGGATGTGTTTTCTGTCGTTCAGGATGAGCATTTGGCGCGTAAAATCGCGATAGAACGCCAGAAAATTCAGCGCGAACAAATGAATCGCCAACTCAAAGAATGGTCGTTGGATACGATTTCTGCCAAGATTGCCGAAGGAAAAATTAAACAGTTGAATGTTATTCTAAAGTGCGATGTGGACGGTTCTGCCGAGGCGATTAACCACGCATTGAAAGATCTTGGCAATACGGAAGTCAGCGTCAGTGTTAAACACATGGCGGCTGGAGAAATTTCAGAGTCCGACGTTCTGTTAGCGAAAGCGTCGGAAGCGGTCATCGTCGCATTTAACGTTTCTGCAAATCCAAAAGTCAAAGAACAAGCCAAGAAGGAAAATATCGAAATTCGTTATTACAGCATCATTTACGAATTGATTGATGACATCAAAGCCGCTCTTGAAGGGATGTTAAGTCCCGACAAGATCGAAGAGATGTTAGGCGAAGCAGAAGTCCGTGAAGTTTTTAAGATTCCTAAACAGGGCATGATTGCCGGCTCGTATGTCGTTTCTGGTAAGGTGACCCGAACGGCGCGTGCTCGGCTGAAACGTGATGCGAAAGTCGTGCACGAAAGTTTCGTCGAGTCGCTGAAGCGGTTCAAAGACGATGCCCGCGAAGTAGCAGAAGGGTTTGAGTGCGGAATTTCGATTGAGGGTTATGATGATTATAAAATCGGCGATCGGATCGAATTTTTCGAAATCAAATCCGTGAAAAGGAAACTTGAATAA
- the nusA gene encoding transcription termination factor NusA: MINREIIEAFGAIAREKNVDRADLSDIIQKVFLALIEKKYNSVENFDVIVNMDKGEIEIYQRKLIVQEVTDPLYQISVEQAKLTEPDMEAGEYFVEIIDPLSFGRRLITHAKQILNQQIQSVEKNQIYEEFSKKIGQIIIGDVHQIRRDAIFINIGKAEIKMPHEEQIQGEKYRRGESIKSIVKEATVGLNGPEIIVSRASEEFLIKLFENEVPEIYDKTIEIKRVARHPGDRSKVIVESNDRRIDAVGACVGIKGSRIQAIVRELNNEKIDIINYSSEPEILITRALSPAKPFMLEIDEERKTALAIFPDEEISVAIGKNGQNIRLASKVTGYSIDAIKRSDYELTESETIYLEDIEGLTEHNWKLLYGIGIDTAEELLATPKEELINIKGLGEKTVEKVLVLVSEAVENRRAELENARRAVEDATASSEDFEKYEKEVDEYLEEDEEGKTALKEERAKTQVSDEDTGVDLEKE, from the coding sequence CGAAAAAAAGTACAATAGCGTCGAAAACTTCGACGTCATCGTCAATATGGATAAAGGCGAGATCGAAATCTACCAGCGGAAACTGATCGTCCAAGAGGTGACCGATCCCCTGTATCAAATCAGCGTCGAGCAGGCAAAATTAACTGAGCCGGATATGGAAGCGGGCGAATATTTTGTTGAGATTATCGATCCGCTGAGTTTCGGCAGACGATTGATTACACACGCCAAACAGATTTTAAATCAGCAAATTCAGAGTGTAGAAAAGAACCAGATCTACGAGGAATTTTCCAAGAAGATCGGGCAGATCATCATCGGCGATGTGCATCAAATCAGACGCGACGCCATTTTTATCAACATCGGCAAAGCCGAAATAAAGATGCCGCACGAAGAACAGATTCAGGGCGAAAAGTACCGCCGCGGCGAAAGCATCAAATCTATCGTCAAAGAAGCGACAGTTGGGCTGAACGGACCGGAGATCATCGTTTCCCGCGCATCGGAAGAATTTCTGATTAAACTTTTTGAAAACGAAGTACCGGAAATCTATGACAAGACGATCGAAATCAAACGGGTGGCGCGTCATCCTGGCGACCGAAGCAAGGTCATCGTTGAATCGAACGACCGTCGCATCGACGCCGTCGGCGCCTGTGTCGGCATTAAAGGAAGCCGTATTCAGGCGATCGTCCGCGAATTAAATAACGAAAAGATCGACATAATCAATTACAGCAGTGAACCGGAAATTCTCATCACGCGCGCGCTTTCGCCCGCCAAACCGTTCATGCTTGAGATTGATGAGGAAAGGAAAACCGCACTGGCGATCTTCCCCGATGAAGAAATTTCCGTCGCCATAGGGAAAAATGGTCAGAACATACGGCTAGCGTCGAAAGTGACGGGTTATTCAATTGATGCTATTAAACGTTCAGATTATGAGCTGACTGAATCGGAAACGATTTATCTGGAAGACATCGAAGGATTGACTGAGCATAATTGGAAGTTGTTGTATGGTATTGGCATTGACACCGCCGAGGAACTGCTTGCGACGCCAAAAGAGGAATTGATCAACATCAAAGGTCTCGGCGAGAAGACAGTCGAAAAGGTACTTGTACTGGTATCAGAAGCGGTAGAAAATCGAAGAGCCGAATTGGAAAACGCGCGCAGAGCCGTTGAAGATGCGACGGCGAGTTCCGAAGATTTCGAAAAATACGAAAAAGAAGTCGACGAATATTTGGAAGAGGACGAAGAGGGAAAAACTGCACTGAAGGAGGAAAGGGCAAAGACACAAGTTTCCGATGAAGATACTGGCGTAGATTTGGAAAAAGAATAG